Proteins encoded by one window of Primulina huaijiensis isolate GDHJ02 chromosome 1, ASM1229523v2, whole genome shotgun sequence:
- the LOC140972232 gene encoding protein ANTAGONIST OF LIKE HETEROCHROMATIN PROTEIN 1-like, with product MELGLSPYQKMTAAMRILAYGVAADSTDEYIKIGESTAIESLKRFCRAMVEVFGDWYLRSPNAEDIEKILHIGKQRGFPGMLGSLDCMHWKWKNCPTSWAGQYAGRSGNPTIILEAVADYELWIWHAYFGLPCSNNDINVLSKSHLFVNLANGVALPTNYVIQGKEYTMGYYLTDGIYPKWATLVQTIHNPQGPKEKYFAARQESCRKNVERAFGVLQSKWAIITGPARVWSKRVLHDIMTTCIIMHNMIIEDERDENVSVTDYRESPIVDVEMTRDEHVRFQDFIARHRQIKDKSAHYALRDALIDHLWEEYNNSEY from the coding sequence ATGGAGCTCGGGTTGTCCCCATACCAGAAGATGACTGCTGCAATGCGTATCTTAGCGTACGGTGTTGCGGCAGATTCAACAGATGAGTATATTAAAATCGGGGAGTCTACTGCGATTGAAAGTTTAAAAAGATTTTGTCGGGCTATGGTGGAGGTGTTTGGTGACTGGTATCTTCGGTCTCCCAATGCTGAGGACATTGAAAAGATTCTCCATATTGGAAAACAACGTGGATTCCCGGGGATGCTGGGAAGCCTAGATTGTATGCATTGGAAATGGAAAAATTGTCCAACCAGTTGGGCTGGACAATATGCTGGTCGTAGTGGAAACCCGACAATCATTTTGGAGGCTGTAGCAGATTACGAGTTGTGGATATGGCATGCATACTTTGGTTTGCCATGTTCAAACAACGACATCAATGTGTTGTCAAAATCTCATCTCTTTGTTAATTTGGCCAATGGGGTAGCTCTGCCCACTAACTATGTCATACAAGGAAAAGAATACACCATGGGATACTACCTAACCGATGGTATATATCCAAAGTGGGCTACTCTAGTGCAAACAATTCACAATCCACAAGGTCCAAAGGAGAAATACTTTGCAGCACGACAAGAAAGTTGTAGAAAAAATGTGGAGCGAGCATTTGGTGTACTACAATCAAAGTGGGCGATAATCACTGGACCTGCACGAGTTTGGAGCAAACGAGTGCTACATGATATCATGACAACATGCATTataatgcataatatgattattgAAGATGAAAGAGATGAGAATGTGTCAGTCACAGATTATCGCGAATCACCCATCGTAGATGTTGAAATGACACGTGATGAGCATGTCCGATTTCAAGATTTTATTGCACGCCATCGTCAAATAAAAGATAAGTCGGCTCACTATGCACTTCGAGATGCTCTTATTGACCATTTGTGGGAGGAGTACAATAATTCGgaatattag
- the LOC140982725 gene encoding large ribosomal subunit protein cL37 alpha-like yields MALLFTTPLFCPTYSSSTTSAPVFHPFFCLGNNFIAKHPKPSVGYTIRASLVSKNRDALIVKASSDVDGTGASAPDSPTHSDTNETVPVENLPLESKIQMNLERKMKMKIAKKIRLRRKRLLRKRHLRKMGRWPPSKLKKNKNV; encoded by the exons ATGGCTCTCCTCTTCACCACTCCTCTCTTCTGTCCTACGTATTCGTCATCTACGACATCTGCACCAGTTTTTCACCCTT TCTTCTGTTTGGGCAATAACTTCATCGCTAAGCATCCAAAACCATCTGTTGGATATACGATTCGAGCATCTCTTGTCTCCAAAAACAGAGATGCATTGATTGTTAAGGCATCTTCTGATGTTGATGGAACCGGAGCCAGTGCTCCAGATTCTCCTACTCATTCGGACACAAATGAAACTGTGCCTGTTGAGAATCTCCCTTTGGAATCCAAGATCCAGATGAATCTTGAGCGgaagatgaaaatgaaaattgCAAAGAAGATCAGATTAAGGAGAAAGAGGCTTCTGAGAAAACGCCATTTGAGGAAGATGGGACGATGGCCACCTTCAAAGTTGAAGAAAAACAAGAATGTGTAA
- the LOC140982712 gene encoding E3 ubiquitin protein ligase RIE1-like, with product MNPEYQSFFRGGDDVRPTRISIATSFTHPFTRIATDSDHHRILVDNEPEIYSIDDDGIGEDDDLAAQNSRDYGHSKPFLFLDMVWNLAFVLVSVFVILTTIQERPCTPLRLWISGYALQCILHMGFVWAEYQRRSIDDDFGGFQDFHFHGMFSFTSFRHNGIIQKLESINTVLSSIWWVFGFYWIVMGGQLLVQDSPRLYWLSVVLLAFDVFFLIFCIAVACIVFLVLFCCFPILAAVAYTMTIGNGASENDIRSLPRYLYRHRSHTFENESKQVQLTPLSSHSNSMAELVLPLEDSECCICLFKYMDGVELCSLPCNHHFHYKCIAKWLRINATCPLCKLNILRGDMLV from the exons ATGAACCCAGAATACCAGAGTTTTTTCCGAGGTGGTGACGACGTGAGGCCCACCAGAATCTCCATAGCCACTTCATTCACGCACCCTTTTACAAGAATAGCCACCGATTCTGACCATCATAGGATCTTGGTTGATAATGAACCAGAAATCTACAGTATTGATGATGATGGTATTGGTGAGGATGATGATTTAGCAGCTCAAAATAGTAGGGATTATGGCCACTCAAAACCCTTTCTGTTTCTTGATATGGTGTGGAATTTGGCATTTGTTCTGGTCTCTGTCTTTGTGATCTTAACCACCATTCAAGAGAGGCCCTGCACTCCTTTGAGGCTGTGGATTAGTGGGTATGCTTTGCAATGCATTCTGCACATGGGGTTTGTGTGGGCTGAGTACCAAAGGCGGAGCATTGATGATGATTTTGGAGGTTTTCAAGATTTTCATTTTCATGGGATGTTCTCTTTCACTTCTTTCCGTCACAACGG GATAATCCAAAAGTTGGAGTCCATCAATACTGTTCTTTCATCAATCTGGTGGGTCTTTGGATTCTATTGGATAGTGATGGGAGGCCAGCTGCTTGTGCAAGATTCTCCACGTTTATACTG GCTGTCGGTGGTGCTTTTAGCGTTCGACGTATTCTTTCTGATCTTCTGCATTGCGGTGGCTTGTATTGTTTTTCTGGTACTGTTTTGTTGCTTTCCGATCTTAGCTGCAGTTGCATACACAATGACTATCGGGAACGGTGCCTCAGAAAATGATATCAGATCTCTTCCGAGATATTTATATCGCCACCGAAGTCACACATTCGAAAATGAAAGTAAACAAGTTCAGTTAACGCCACTGTCAAGCCATAGCAATTCTATGGCTGAGCTTGTTCTTCCTCTTGAGGATTCT GAATGCTGCATATGCCTGTTCAAATATATGGATGGGGTGGAGTTATGTTCACTTCCCTGCAACCATCATTTCCACTATAAATGCATTGCGAAATGGCTTCGTATCAACGCAACGTGCCCTCTCTGCAAACTTAACATTCTACGGGGCGACATGTTGGTCTGA